One window of the Candidatus Binataceae bacterium genome contains the following:
- a CDS encoding sulfite oxidase-like oxidoreductase — MRKPPLPDDVAARVPPGQHLVEDFPVLSYGPTPRFNAQKWDFRVFGMVEEQLRFSYEEFRALPPGRVRADFHCVTTWSRLDNLWEGVLVSDLMARVRLKPEAHHVIVHCDGGYTTNLPLEEFVGADVILAWRHDGRNLDPDHGWPLRLVVPKLYGWKSAKWVRAIEFAFEDRRGFWEVRGYHNHADPWTQERYSFQEDPED; from the coding sequence ATGCGTAAGCCGCCGCTGCCCGACGACGTCGCCGCACGCGTTCCTCCCGGCCAGCACCTGGTCGAGGATTTTCCCGTCCTGAGCTACGGTCCGACGCCGCGTTTCAATGCGCAAAAGTGGGATTTCCGAGTCTTCGGCATGGTCGAGGAGCAGTTGCGTTTTTCCTACGAGGAATTCCGCGCGCTGCCGCCCGGGCGCGTGCGCGCCGACTTTCATTGCGTCACCACCTGGTCGAGGCTCGACAATCTATGGGAGGGCGTACTGGTGTCCGACCTGATGGCGCGGGTGCGGCTCAAGCCTGAGGCGCACCACGTTATCGTGCATTGCGACGGCGGCTACACGACCAATCTGCCGCTTGAAGAATTCGTCGGCGCGGACGTGATACTGGCCTGGCGGCACGACGGGCGCAACCTCGATCCCGATCACGGATGGCCGCTGCGGCTGGTGGTGCCCAAGCTCTACGGCTGGAAGAGTGCGAAATGGGTGCGCGCAATCGAATTCGCGTTCGAGGACCGGCGTGGCTTCTGGGAGGTGCGCGGCTACCACAATCACGCCGATCCGTGGACGCAGGAGCGCTATTCGTTCCAGGAAGATCCCGAAGATTGA
- a CDS encoding glycerol-3-phosphate dehydrogenase/oxidase, whose amino-acid sequence MGGGINGAAIARDAAMRGFSVALIERGDFAGATSSRSSKLIHGGLRYLPQGELRLVRTALVERERLRRLTAPHLVKPLKFLFPLYRGRSPGRLALGAGLWLYDLFARTPRAERHQSLGSAGVLAAEPMLNPAALKGGALYYDAAGDDARLTIENALDAAYNGGAIANYVELDSFAHAEGQIAAARIRDRLGGVPFELRARMFVNAAGPWVDDVRTLDDPAAPPAVRLTKGVHLVFGRERLPVREALVLGDAHNRIVFVIPHGEEVLVGTTDTDFNGDREHLAAEPQDIGYLLDVVSESLPGAKLGAADVAASFAGLRVLAATGGGRAPSSVSREEIIVESSSGLLSVAGGKLTTHREIAQRIVDRAASVLGRAGGRCPTLDAPLPGARPVAIAGAGGAAQALAAMLADLREAMAARYGTRAIIPASLVRESPELARPLAAGCPVAAAEVIYAVRYEMALSVADFIQRRVALSWRHPRYAGAAAAAAARLMAAELGWDPAREQAEIEACNPVPPEMRSACAAVSSRE is encoded by the coding sequence ATCGGCGGAGGAATCAACGGCGCGGCGATCGCGCGCGACGCCGCGATGCGCGGGTTCAGCGTAGCCCTGATCGAACGCGGCGACTTTGCCGGCGCGACCTCTTCGCGCTCGTCCAAACTCATTCACGGCGGACTCCGCTACCTGCCGCAGGGCGAACTTCGCCTGGTGCGTACGGCGCTGGTTGAGCGCGAACGTCTGCGCCGGCTGACCGCGCCGCATCTGGTGAAGCCGCTCAAGTTTCTGTTCCCGCTCTATCGCGGCCGGAGCCCCGGCCGGCTCGCCCTGGGCGCGGGCTTGTGGCTCTACGACTTGTTCGCGCGCACGCCGCGCGCGGAGCGCCATCAGAGCCTCGGCAGCGCCGGCGTGCTCGCGGCCGAGCCGATGCTCAATCCCGCAGCGCTCAAGGGCGGCGCGTTGTACTACGACGCAGCCGGCGACGACGCGCGCCTTACGATCGAAAATGCGCTCGACGCGGCTTACAACGGCGGTGCGATCGCCAACTATGTCGAGCTCGATTCCTTCGCGCACGCAGAAGGCCAGATCGCCGCGGCCCGGATACGCGACCGCCTGGGCGGCGTGCCTTTCGAGTTGCGCGCGCGGATGTTCGTCAACGCGGCGGGCCCGTGGGTGGACGACGTGCGCACGCTCGACGATCCCGCGGCTCCGCCCGCGGTGCGCCTGACCAAAGGCGTGCATCTCGTGTTCGGCCGCGAGCGCCTGCCCGTGCGCGAAGCGTTGGTGCTAGGCGATGCCCATAACAGAATCGTCTTCGTCATACCGCACGGTGAGGAGGTGCTCGTGGGCACCACCGACACCGACTTCAACGGCGACCGCGAGCACCTCGCCGCCGAACCCCAGGATATCGGTTACCTGCTTGACGTGGTTTCGGAAAGCCTGCCCGGAGCGAAGCTCGGCGCGGCCGACGTCGCCGCGAGCTTCGCCGGCCTGCGCGTGCTGGCGGCGACGGGAGGAGGGCGCGCGCCGTCGTCCGTGTCGCGTGAGGAGATTATCGTCGAGAGCAGCTCGGGACTCCTTTCGGTCGCGGGCGGAAAACTGACCACCCATCGCGAGATCGCCCAAAGAATCGTGGACCGCGCCGCCTCGGTCCTCGGCCGCGCGGGCGGACGTTGCCCTACGCTCGACGCGCCGCTTCCCGGCGCGCGGCCGGTGGCGATCGCAGGCGCGGGCGGCGCGGCGCAAGCGCTCGCCGCGATGCTCGCGGATTTGCGCGAAGCGATGGCCGCGCGCTACGGAACGCGCGCGATCATCCCAGCGAGCCTGGTCCGCGAATCGCCGGAGCTTGCGCGTCCGCTGGCCGCCGGATGCCCAGTCGCCGCGGCGGAGGTAATCTATGCGGTGCGCTACGAGATGGCGCTTTCGGTCGCCGATTTCATCCAGCGCCGCGTCGCGCTCTCATGGCGCCATCCGCGATACGCCGGTGCGGCGGCCGCCGCGGCCGCGCGTCTGATGGCGGCGGAACTGGGATGGGACCCGGCGCGCGAGCAAGCCGAAATCGAGGCGTGCAATCCCGTGCCGCCTGAAATGCGCAGCGCTTGTGCTGCGGTATCGTCAAGGGAGTAA
- the nth gene encoding endonuclease III produces the protein MTREPRKSLIERTKRIAAALARLYPEARISLDFTTPWECLVATILSAQCTDRRVNQVTPRLFAEIPDVRAMDAAPAARIERLILDTGFFRQKTRSLKGAARAILGRFGGEVPSRMEDLVTLPGVGRKTANVLLGHVFGEPGLVVDTHVRRVAHRLRLTGESNPEKIERDLQALLKPVEWTAFSMRLILHGRTVCFARKPRCDECVLGADCPRVGVTEKSRARTGTR, from the coding sequence ATGACGCGCGAGCCGCGCAAGAGTCTGATTGAACGCACAAAGCGGATCGCCGCCGCGCTCGCCCGGCTCTATCCCGAAGCTCGCATCAGTCTCGACTTTACGACTCCGTGGGAGTGCCTGGTTGCGACAATTCTCTCCGCGCAATGCACCGACAGGCGCGTAAATCAGGTAACGCCACGGCTCTTCGCCGAGATTCCCGACGTGCGCGCGATGGACGCCGCGCCGGCCGCCCGAATCGAGCGTCTGATCCTCGACACCGGCTTCTTTCGCCAGAAGACGCGCTCGCTCAAGGGCGCGGCACGCGCGATCCTCGGGCGCTTCGGCGGTGAAGTCCCATCGCGGATGGAAGACCTCGTCACGCTTCCCGGCGTCGGCCGCAAGACCGCCAACGTACTGCTGGGCCACGTCTTCGGAGAGCCGGGCCTGGTGGTCGATACCCACGTGCGGCGGGTTGCCCACCGCCTGAGGCTGACCGGCGAGTCGAATCCCGAAAAGATCGAGCGTGATTTGCAGGCGCTCCTGAAACCGGTCGAATGGACAGCGTTCTCGATGCGTCTGATATTGCATGGACGAACGGTTTGTTTCGCCCGCAAGCCGCGATGCGACGAATGCGTGCTGGGGGCGGACTGTCCGCGGGTCGGAGTCACGGAGAAATCGCGGGCGCGGACTGGCACAAGGTAA
- a CDS encoding DUF177 domain-containing protein yields MLHTQKRDLTVILRIDEITAEAREVSFLQSEEEVNRRLRQGPVDEFRVGGAIAVDLSYYRAGMELFFEGRLNAPMVASCARCTEEFSASSVRPFRFVLAPRAAGDDDDGRLRSEDLEFSLYDGDQIDLAPLIAEQLILALPSRALCREDCRGLCPICGTNLNFNLCGCEQQAHDPRLAVLRTLKLERS; encoded by the coding sequence TTGCTGCACACTCAAAAGCGTGATCTGACCGTGATACTGAGGATCGACGAAATAACCGCCGAGGCCAGAGAGGTCTCTTTTCTCCAGTCCGAGGAGGAGGTTAACCGCCGCCTTCGCCAGGGCCCGGTAGATGAGTTCCGGGTTGGCGGCGCGATCGCGGTCGATTTGTCATACTATCGGGCTGGTATGGAGCTGTTTTTCGAAGGCCGGCTGAACGCTCCGATGGTCGCCTCGTGCGCGCGCTGCACCGAGGAGTTCAGCGCCTCGAGCGTGCGTCCATTTCGCTTCGTGCTGGCGCCGCGCGCCGCGGGCGACGACGATGACGGCCGTCTGCGCTCGGAAGACCTGGAATTTTCACTATATGACGGCGATCAAATCGATCTCGCGCCGCTCATCGCCGAACAACTGATCCTCGCCCTGCCGAGCCGCGCGCTTTGCCGCGAGGATTGCCGGGGTCTTTGTCCAATTTGCGGAACCAATCTCAACTTTAATCTTTGCGGCTGCGAACAGCAGGCCCACGACCCGCGCCTGGCGGTTCTGCGAACGCTGAAGCTCGAGCGCTCCTGA
- the rpmF gene encoding 50S ribosomal protein L32, producing MQAPKRRTSRSKRNKRRAHDALRPVNPVACAQCGEPTMPHRVCHHCGSYRGRQLAETAE from the coding sequence ATGCAAGCACCCAAGCGTCGTACCTCCCGTTCCAAGCGCAACAAGCGCCGCGCGCATGACGCGCTGCGCCCGGTCAATCCGGTCGCCTGCGCGCAGTGCGGCGAACCCACGATGCCGCATCGCGTGTGCCATCACTGCGGCTCCTACCGTGGACGGCAGCTCGCAGAGACCGCCGAATAG
- the plsX gene encoding phosphate acyltransferase PlsX: MRIALDAMGGDLAPKATVEGAVAAARDFGIEVVLVGDLDLLTRELTEHKIGGLKITVEHAPESVAMDDSPMESVLTKPHSSIHVGLEMVKRGDASAFVSAGNSGAVMAAAMMILGTLPGVERPAIASLVPASDGFALLIDAGANTEVKPANLAQFAVMGSVYAHRVRGVPSPRIGILANGEEDSKGTDLTRAAAAMLSGMRESVDYIGYVEGRDINRGKADVVVTDGFTGNVALKTMEGFAAFLLGNLRDVFGSFLGRLAYLLVRKRLGRIRERLDPAEYGGAPLLGLGGVAIIAHGSSNPRAIRNAMRAAANEALVERVNAEIVETLARHVSAMPAKPAGKGFRALLDRMRERLHRHPREAAGPQAPSAAPAPPAYSPNSEHPGAPAASPSASSKAAVLEHPPVEHATPEVVSVNGAAGGAPHDDAAHAESHKDEDKASESGPPPEAAPRKPG; this comes from the coding sequence GTGAGAATCGCGCTTGACGCGATGGGGGGCGATCTCGCCCCCAAGGCAACCGTGGAGGGCGCGGTCGCGGCTGCGCGCGACTTCGGCATCGAAGTCGTCCTGGTGGGCGATCTCGATCTGCTGACGCGCGAGCTGACCGAGCACAAGATCGGCGGCCTCAAGATAACCGTCGAACATGCGCCCGAGAGCGTCGCGATGGACGACTCTCCGATGGAGTCGGTGCTCACCAAACCGCATTCCTCGATTCACGTGGGTCTCGAGATGGTCAAGCGCGGCGACGCCAGCGCCTTCGTCAGCGCCGGCAACTCGGGCGCCGTCATGGCGGCGGCGATGATGATCCTTGGCACCTTGCCCGGCGTCGAGCGCCCCGCGATCGCGTCGCTGGTGCCGGCGAGCGACGGATTCGCCCTCCTGATCGACGCCGGCGCCAATACCGAGGTCAAGCCCGCGAATCTCGCGCAGTTCGCGGTGATGGGCAGCGTGTATGCCCATCGCGTGCGCGGCGTGCCCAGCCCCCGCATCGGCATCCTGGCCAACGGCGAGGAAGACTCCAAGGGCACCGACCTGACGCGGGCGGCGGCCGCGATGCTCAGCGGGATGCGCGAGTCGGTCGATTACATCGGCTACGTCGAGGGACGCGACATCAATCGCGGCAAGGCCGACGTGGTGGTGACCGACGGTTTCACCGGCAACGTGGCGCTCAAGACGATGGAAGGCTTCGCCGCCTTCCTGCTCGGCAACCTGCGCGACGTCTTTGGCAGCTTCTTGGGCCGCCTCGCTTACTTGTTGGTGCGCAAGCGCCTCGGCAGGATTCGCGAGCGCCTCGATCCGGCGGAATACGGCGGAGCGCCGCTGCTCGGGCTCGGCGGCGTCGCGATCATCGCCCACGGCTCGTCCAATCCGCGCGCGATCCGCAACGCCATGCGCGCCGCCGCCAACGAGGCGCTGGTCGAGCGCGTCAATGCCGAGATCGTCGAGACGCTGGCGCGTCACGTATCCGCGATGCCGGCCAAGCCGGCTGGAAAGGGGTTCCGTGCGCTGCTCGATCGGATGCGCGAACGGCTGCATCGCCATCCCCGCGAGGCCGCCGGGCCGCAGGCTCCTTCCGCTGCGCCCGCACCGCCGGCGTATTCTCCAAACTCCGAACACCCGGGCGCGCCGGCCGCATCGCCCTCGGCAAGCTCCAAGGCCGCAGTGCTCGAGCATCCGCCGGTCGAGCACGCCACGCCCGAGGTCGTCTCGGTCAATGGAGCTGCGGGTGGCGCGCCGCATGACGATGCCGCGCATGCCGAATCGCACAAGGACGAGGATAAGGCGTCCGAATCGGGCCCCCCGCCTGAAGCGGCGCCGCGCAAGCCCGGGTAG
- the fabD gene encoding ACP S-malonyltransferase, with product MKVAFLFPGQGAQKVGMGAELAREFAGAREAFAEADEALGFKLSTLCFEGPEEDLRLTANTQPATLATSIAALRAFQAEFSVDAEIAAGHSLGEYTALVAAGALEFAEALRAVRERGRQMQEACPPGQGSMAALVGLDLAAVRAVCEEVSQGGQIAVPANLNAPGQIVIAGHAAAVRRALEIAKERGAGASVELKVSAPFHSPLMQPARDGMGPVIAALAVSAPRFGVISNVTAEVNRDPARIRPLLMEQITAPVRWEESMARLGASGATSAIEFGAGRVLAGLMRRINKGFKVRSVEDPASLRACGQALAEEARAGA from the coding sequence ATGAAGGTCGCATTTCTGTTTCCCGGACAAGGCGCGCAGAAGGTCGGCATGGGCGCCGAGTTGGCGCGCGAGTTTGCCGGCGCGCGCGAGGCTTTCGCCGAGGCCGACGAAGCGCTGGGCTTCAAGCTGTCGACGCTCTGCTTCGAGGGGCCGGAGGAGGATTTGCGCCTGACGGCCAACACGCAGCCCGCGACGCTCGCGACTTCAATCGCGGCGTTGCGCGCGTTCCAAGCCGAATTCAGCGTCGACGCGGAGATCGCCGCCGGCCACAGCCTCGGCGAATACACGGCGCTGGTCGCGGCCGGCGCACTCGAGTTTGCCGAGGCGCTCCGCGCGGTGCGCGAGCGCGGCCGCCAGATGCAGGAGGCCTGCCCCCCCGGGCAGGGTTCGATGGCCGCGCTGGTCGGACTCGACCTCGCCGCCGTGCGCGCGGTCTGCGAGGAGGTTTCACAGGGCGGTCAGATTGCGGTGCCTGCGAATCTCAACGCCCCGGGCCAGATCGTGATTGCCGGACACGCTGCGGCGGTTCGGCGCGCGCTCGAAATTGCCAAGGAACGCGGCGCCGGGGCCTCGGTGGAGCTCAAAGTCAGCGCGCCGTTTCATTCGCCCCTGATGCAGCCCGCGCGCGATGGCATGGGGCCGGTGATCGCGGCGCTCGCGGTGAGCGCGCCGCGCTTTGGCGTGATCTCCAACGTGACCGCGGAGGTGAATCGCGACCCCGCGCGCATCAGGCCGCTGCTGATGGAGCAGATCACCGCGCCCGTGCGATGGGAAGAATCGATGGCCCGGCTCGGCGCTTCGGGCGCGACGAGCGCGATCGAGTTCGGCGCGGGGCGGGTGCTCGCGGGTCTGATGCGGCGAATCAACAAGGGCTTCAAGGTGCGGTCGGTGGAAGATCCGGCCTCGTTGAGGGCCTGCGGCCAGGCTCTGGCCGAGGAGGCTCGAGCGGGCGCCTAG
- the acpP gene encoding acyl carrier protein has translation MAGEVETKVREIISEQLGVSADEVTPEASFIEDLGADSLDIVELVMALEEQYGMEISDEDAEKIRTVKDVVNYIEAHKA, from the coding sequence ATGGCTGGAGAAGTCGAAACCAAGGTTCGCGAGATCATCAGCGAGCAACTCGGCGTGTCCGCCGATGAAGTGACGCCGGAAGCGTCATTTATCGAGGACCTGGGCGCCGATTCGCTCGATATCGTCGAACTGGTGATGGCGCTGGAAGAGCAGTACGGGATGGAAATCTCGGATGAGGACGCCGAGAAGATCCGTACTGTCAAGGACGTCGTCAATTACATCGAAGCGCACAAGGCCTGA
- the nrdR gene encoding transcriptional regulator NrdR, with protein MRCPYCRHRGNRVVDSRLSGDGATIRRRRMCSSCKRRFTTYERVEESAPMVVKKDNRREPFDRSKIVAGLKKACEKRPVSMETVEQIADRIEAAVAEHGGSEVPSSVIGGAIMNELHRVDQVAYVRFASVYRSFKDIDEFMRELEDLIRLRKEAGAPPAPPLAPARDRKREPSPRKGGSAS; from the coding sequence ATGAGGTGCCCGTATTGCCGCCATCGCGGCAACCGCGTGGTCGACTCAAGGCTGAGCGGCGACGGGGCCACCATCCGCCGGCGCCGGATGTGTTCGTCATGCAAGCGGCGCTTCACAACCTACGAACGGGTCGAGGAATCCGCGCCGATGGTGGTCAAGAAGGACAATCGGCGCGAACCGTTCGATCGTTCCAAGATCGTCGCCGGGCTCAAGAAGGCCTGCGAGAAGCGCCCGGTCTCGATGGAAACCGTCGAGCAGATCGCCGATCGGATCGAAGCCGCCGTCGCCGAGCATGGCGGGAGCGAAGTTCCAAGCTCGGTGATTGGCGGCGCGATCATGAACGAACTGCATCGCGTTGACCAGGTCGCCTACGTGCGCTTCGCTTCGGTCTACCGCTCTTTCAAGGATATCGACGAGTTCATGCGCGAGCTTGAAGACCTGATCCGGCTGCGCAAGGAGGCCGGCGCACCGCCTGCACCGCCGCTCGCTCCCGCGCGCGACAGAAAGCGCGAGCCATCCCCGCGCAAGGGCGGATCCGCTTCGTAA
- the ribD gene encoding bifunctional diaminohydroxyphosphoribosylaminopyrimidine deaminase/5-amino-6-(5-phosphoribosylamino)uracil reductase RibD — MRKALALARRMVGRTSPNPAVGCVIARGGRIVGQGATAPGGRPHAEALALERAGERARGATAYVTFEPCAHRGRTPPCARTLVEAGVRRVVVGCVDPYPPVRGRGLKILRAAGIEIVNGVLEDECRDLNRGFITRVTHGRPFTTVKLALSLDGRIAAASGDSQWISSAASRALVHRWRNEADAVMVGAGTVLADNPRLTCRIPGGRDPVRVVIDGHLRVSPRARVFTQRSTASALLVTTTANAARARRRYGRDGGGGRVEVVGCPGRRGEVDLRAAMREFARRGWCNVLIEGGAKLAGAALRAGIVDRVAFFAAPILVGAGTPAIEGLGFKRVRDAIALGRLSVRGLGRDLLIEAEIAGQRRASRRRS; from the coding sequence ATGCGCAAGGCGCTGGCGCTTGCGCGCCGGATGGTCGGGCGGACTTCGCCCAACCCGGCCGTGGGATGCGTGATCGCGCGCGGCGGCCGGATCGTCGGGCAGGGTGCGACCGCCCCGGGCGGCCGCCCGCATGCCGAGGCGCTGGCGCTCGAGCGCGCGGGTGAGCGGGCGCGCGGCGCCACGGCGTATGTTACGTTCGAGCCTTGCGCTCATCGGGGACGCACGCCGCCGTGTGCGCGGACGCTAGTCGAGGCGGGAGTCCGGCGTGTCGTGGTCGGATGCGTCGATCCGTATCCGCCGGTGCGCGGGCGTGGACTTAAGATTCTGCGCGCTGCGGGAATCGAGATCGTAAACGGCGTGCTTGAAGACGAATGCCGCGACCTCAACCGCGGCTTCATCACGCGCGTGACGCACGGGCGGCCGTTCACGACGGTCAAGCTCGCGCTCTCACTCGACGGCCGGATCGCCGCCGCCTCGGGCGATTCGCAATGGATAAGTTCGGCGGCGTCGCGCGCGCTGGTCCATCGCTGGCGCAACGAGGCCGACGCGGTGATGGTCGGCGCGGGGACGGTGCTGGCCGACAATCCGCGCCTGACTTGTCGAATTCCGGGCGGTCGCGACCCGGTGCGAGTCGTAATCGACGGACACCTCAGGGTCTCGCCGCGCGCGCGAGTCTTCACCCAGCGCTCGACGGCGTCCGCGCTCCTGGTCACGACGACGGCCAACGCGGCGCGCGCCAGACGCCGCTACGGCCGAGATGGCGGGGGCGGGCGTGTCGAGGTGGTGGGATGCCCGGGGCGCCGCGGCGAGGTTGACCTGCGCGCCGCGATGCGCGAGTTCGCGCGGCGCGGTTGGTGCAACGTCCTGATCGAGGGCGGCGCCAAACTGGCGGGAGCGGCGCTCCGCGCGGGAATCGTGGACCGCGTAGCCTTTTTTGCCGCGCCCATCCTGGTGGGAGCGGGAACTCCCGCGATCGAAGGGCTCGGCTTCAAGCGCGTGCGCGACGCGATTGCGCTCGGCCGGCTAAGCGTGCGAGGCCTCGGCCGCGACCTGCTGATCGAGGCGGAAATCGCAGGCCAGCGCCGCGCCTCCAGGCGGCGGAGCTGA
- the ribA gene encoding GTP cyclohydrolase II, whose amino-acid sequence MSSKSLEEIFSRIRAAKTVLMVMEEEEEAEGDVVMAGEKVTPDHVNFMARHARGVVSVALPERRMREMGIPLVASPQSELADEQAGSLVEAREGVTTGISAHDRARTIQVLASDKSGPQDIVMPGHVLPLMALSGGVMMRLGRAEGAVDLMRAAGMRPCAALCSVLRDDGDAARLAELREFAKAHDIPIFFLKDLVSYRLTNELLVQRVADVDFPIESGELKAVVFRSTVDGREHLALVKGNVGGGRPALVRLHSQCLTGDVFGSERCDCGEQLAESIERILTADAGVIIYLHQEGRGIGLANKIRAYALQDQGLDTVEANLQLGFKEDLRDYGIGAQILRDLGVGEALLLTNNPHKIESLQSYGVRVSRVALEVAPHQGNIDYLRTKKEKLGHLFSKLKVIT is encoded by the coding sequence ATGTCGTCTAAATCGCTGGAAGAAATCTTCAGCCGGATCCGCGCGGCCAAAACGGTCCTGATGGTGATGGAAGAGGAAGAGGAGGCGGAGGGCGACGTCGTGATGGCGGGCGAGAAAGTGACGCCCGATCACGTCAACTTCATGGCGCGTCATGCGCGCGGCGTGGTTTCTGTGGCGCTGCCCGAGCGGCGCATGCGCGAGATGGGAATTCCGCTGGTCGCTTCGCCGCAGAGCGAGCTTGCCGATGAGCAGGCGGGCTCGCTCGTCGAGGCGCGCGAGGGAGTGACCACCGGAATCTCCGCGCATGACCGCGCGCGCACGATCCAGGTGCTGGCCTCCGACAAGAGCGGTCCGCAGGATATCGTGATGCCCGGACACGTGCTGCCGCTGATGGCGCTGAGCGGCGGTGTAATGATGCGCCTGGGGCGCGCCGAGGGCGCGGTGGACCTGATGCGCGCGGCGGGAATGCGGCCGTGCGCCGCGCTTTGCTCGGTGCTGCGCGACGACGGCGACGCCGCCCGCCTCGCCGAATTGCGCGAGTTCGCCAAGGCCCACGACATCCCGATTTTCTTTCTGAAGGACCTGGTCTCCTATCGTCTGACCAACGAACTTCTGGTCCAGCGCGTTGCCGACGTCGATTTTCCGATCGAGTCGGGCGAGCTCAAGGCGGTGGTTTTTCGCAGCACGGTTGACGGCCGCGAGCATCTGGCCCTGGTCAAGGGAAACGTCGGCGGCGGCCGCCCGGCGCTGGTGCGGCTCCATTCGCAATGCCTGACCGGCGACGTGTTCGGCTCGGAGCGCTGCGACTGCGGCGAGCAACTGGCCGAATCGATCGAACGCATCCTGACTGCCGACGCCGGCGTGATCATCTACCTGCATCAGGAAGGGCGCGGAATCGGCCTCGCCAACAAGATCAGGGCCTACGCGCTGCAGGACCAGGGCCTGGACACGGTCGAAGCCAATCTGCAGTTGGGCTTCAAGGAGGACCTGCGCGACTACGGAATCGGCGCCCAGATCCTGCGCGACCTTGGGGTCGGCGAAGCTCTCCTGTTGACCAACAATCCGCACAAGATCGAAAGCCTGCAGAGCTACGGCGTGCGCGTGAGCCGCGTGGCGCTCGAAGTCGCGCCGCACCAGGGCAATATCGATTACTTGCGCACCAAGAAGGAGAAGCTTGGCCATCTCTTCTCCAAACTCAAGGTGATTACCTAG
- the nusB gene encoding transcription antitermination factor NusB — MGPRHLGRELALKALYQIDIRGGSSREALALLFETFPADDRARKFAIELVEGVERERAALDREVAGALEHWSIGRLSRVDHNILRIGLCELLWMNDIPARVTIDEAIELAKVYGDQDSGRFVNGVLDELARRLGLKQKGEERGVGERGFDKGH; from the coding sequence ATGGGACCAAGACATCTGGGGCGCGAGCTCGCGCTCAAGGCCCTTTATCAGATAGATATCCGCGGCGGCTCCTCGCGCGAGGCGCTGGCGCTCCTGTTCGAGACCTTCCCGGCCGACGATCGCGCGCGCAAGTTCGCGATCGAACTGGTCGAAGGTGTCGAGCGCGAGCGGGCGGCGCTCGACCGCGAGGTTGCGGGCGCGCTGGAGCATTGGTCGATCGGACGGCTTTCGCGGGTCGATCACAATATCCTACGCATCGGGCTCTGCGAGCTATTGTGGATGAACGATATTCCGGCGCGGGTCACGATCGACGAGGCGATCGAACTGGCCAAGGTCTATGGCGATCAGGACTCCGGCCGCTTCGTCAACGGGGTGCTGGATGAACTCGCGAGGCGGCTGGGACTCAAGCAAAAGGGTGAGGAACGTGGCGTTGGCGAACGCGGTTTTGACAAGGGACATTAG
- the lptE gene encoding LPS assembly lipoprotein LptE, with translation MTRDIRAWFAAMLGGLLLLTTGCGYHFAASGSGLPQDAKTIYVARFSNVSRFTGFNDQFMRYMKDEIAEHKHLQLVEEPSQADLVLTGELLRVETAPAGFNAVSEASIYQQYMVVRAQLEDRHTGKVLWANVLSSIDQFPTVSQTTITTSPEFLQQNLRSQNIANMPDIQVAQTQQASSTTQMMTRMAQDIYSAMSEGF, from the coding sequence TTGACAAGGGACATTAGAGCGTGGTTCGCCGCGATGCTCGGCGGATTGCTGCTGCTGACGACGGGCTGCGGCTACCATTTCGCGGCGTCGGGAAGCGGTCTGCCGCAGGACGCCAAGACGATCTACGTCGCCCGCTTCAGCAACGTCTCGCGCTTCACCGGCTTCAACGATCAATTCATGCGTTACATGAAGGACGAGATCGCCGAGCACAAGCACCTGCAGCTGGTTGAGGAACCGTCGCAGGCCGACCTGGTGCTCACGGGCGAACTGCTGCGCGTCGAGACGGCCCCGGCGGGCTTCAACGCCGTTTCCGAAGCGAGCATCTACCAGCAGTACATGGTCGTGCGCGCGCAGCTCGAGGATCGCCACACCGGAAAGGTGCTGTGGGCGAACGTGCTCAGCAGTATCGATCAGTTCCCGACCGTGTCGCAGACCACCATAACCACTTCGCCCGAATTCCTGCAGCAGAACCTGCGCTCGCAGAATATCGCCAACATGCCCGACATCCAGGTCGCGCAAACGCAGCAGGCCTCCTCGACCACGCAGATGATGACGCGAATGGCGCAGGACATTTACTCTGCGATGTCCGAGGGGTTTTAG
- the rpsT gene encoding 30S ribosomal protein S20: MPHIPVHPSAEKRQRQNLKRRDRNRAIKTRVHSAVKDAVKAIEGADAAGAQQELRQATRVLYKAAGKGTLHRNTAARKVARLSRALYRKHGAAAKA, encoded by the coding sequence ATGCCGCATATTCCAGTTCATCCGTCAGCAGAGAAGCGCCAGCGTCAGAACCTCAAGCGCCGCGACCGTAATCGTGCGATCAAGACCCGCGTGCATAGCGCGGTCAAAGATGCGGTTAAGGCGATCGAGGGGGCCGACGCCGCCGGCGCGCAACAGGAGCTGCGCCAGGCGACCCGCGTGCTCTACAAGGCCGCGGGAAAAGGCACGCTCCATCGCAACACCGCGGCGCGCAAGGTCGCACGCCTTTCGCGCGCGCTCTATCGCAAGCACGGCGCCGCCGCCAAGGCCTGA